The genomic window TGTTGCCCATTCTCACGTCTTCTACGGCATCAATTACCAGCTTTCTCCAAAGGAGCATGAGAAAAACTCTTCTGGTGAAACGGAAAAGCTCTATCAGGCCATACTACGCAAGTTTAATTGCTTCCCTAGTACCCTCTGagtgttcataaaaaaaatgtgcaaaccTTACGATCATGTTTTGTGTTCCCATTTCATGACACTTGTGATTAATTCAAAAAGTTCTGCTCTTTCGTTAATCAATTGCACATTCCTACACTctggaaaaatgaaattgaaaacgaATCCTGTAATACTATAGTAGCGCCTATAAAAGTACCTTGAGTGCTGGCAGTATTTTTCTGTCTGCTTCCACTCACCAGTTAAGTACTCGTATTGTCCTTttcaatataagtatatatctatttgCACCCGAAACTGCACTGACGACTGCTTCATCAGTTTCAAGCGAAAGGAAGGTGCACACCATCcctccattcatatattttttgccGAGATGAGCGGCATCTGTGTTACCTTTGATGCCACCTCACTCTGCCTTAACGCTAGGCATTgactataaaaaaatttcttaaacaaTGGGATGTGCCTTTGTTCTTGGTGCCATGACCTTCCGTAGCTTTTTATTTGGCATCTCTTCGTCAAGCACACTTTCCCATGCTTGCCAATTTACCGTTTAGACCAAAGGTGtgttctttaattaatttttagcaAATATTTCCAAGGGACTTGTCAGGGAAATGCCTTTCTCTTTGactcatttttttcagattttgtgaTTTTCAAAGTCCATAATTACAATCCTCTCATACATTTTTTCCTGATATCGTGTAAGTCTCCACCATACTAACCTTTTAGTTTCTAAATTTCTTGGATATAACTTACATTTTGTTACTGTCATATGTAAGGTTTCTTTTTGCAGGTTTTAGTTTGGGTAGTTTTATATTCTGCTACATAATATTTACGCCTTAAATTCTTTTTGGTGACGTGAATTCAACCCTCACAAAGAAGTAGtacattttaagaaaatttaaactGTGCTACTGTAAGTGTTTGAggttatgcgataaaatgttttTGGCCTTAAGTGTTCAACTTCCAAAGTTGAGAACCGATGTATATTTAAGAGACACTACCCTAAAGAACCAGTTGTTGACAATTTGTCAGCGTTTGACGAACATGTCCACCCTACAGATAATCAAAACATGGCTGTCTACCGTAGAGCAGGGCTTTAGGGCTCTTCATTCATCATCAGAAAATTTGTGAAAGTGAATGTATCGgaatgtacatgtatatgaatttGGGGTCAATCAAAACTCCAACAATGACGAGCCTATTTCTAATTGCTTCTTAGGATAATATATGCACATAATCAGCACAGTCCCTTGACTCAAAAGTATCCCTTGTTATCCCGGTGTTGTTCAGTTCTGCCAATGGTATGACTCTTTCCAGCTAATTACGATCTCTAAATACACATCCAGATGTACTAGATCTAGTGATGACAGTTCTTTATCATAGTTGAGGCTAACGCCCTTTGACCCTCTCTGCAAATCAACACTTACTATTTCAAATAAGACAACTGAGAAAAATcaaatggtaaaaatataaatgttctgTCCCAAGATGTTTTCTAAGGTTGCCGAAAAGTTGACCATTCAGTCTTATATAAGTACAGAACCGAATCTAGATATACTTGAAAGACGTTACACTTACTAGTTTATTTATGTACTTGTGAACCCCTTTGTATCTGCCCAGAATCTGACAAAATTTGGTGAAGATCTATTATAATGTATTCATGTATACACTTTGCAAGCTGTTAAGTTGaggctttgtattttattatcttttttttctattgaacTTTTCTTCTATTGACCAAAAGCGAAGAAAAGTTGCTGTTCCACACAATAATAGTGATTGCTTGCTGCTCACAAAATATTGGGCCCATTGTAATTTCCAATTCTTTACTAGGAAATCTGATTTCTGAACTTTAGAACCAACCCAAGGTTAAGCTACGGAAACAAGAAAAACCCGAATCCAGATAATGTGCTTTTTCTTACTGCAGGATAAATCtgagctaaaaaaataaataaaaaacagctgAGCACACCATTTAACTATGAAAAATGATAGCAACACCATCATCACAACCTTCAACGCCACACAAGGTAAAGTGCACACGAAACTAGAATCAATCTAATTGCCAGCTTTCACTTTTACAACTCTTAGAGCATTAGATATCACCTACAAGGAACCAGGTATTGTTTGTCAAGCCTTCTTGGAAGACGCAATGTTGTCATATAAGATCTTAGTAAACCCGTTGTCACAAGTTTCTATACTTGTGAAGTAATAGTTACGAGAGGTGGACAAGAATGTAGGAAACAGGAAGCGAATGGAGGTTAGTAAAAGGCTATTGAGTGGATAAAGCCAgaggccaaagggacactgcaaacgctctttagtaatgcctacagtgaatcACGCGAGGTACACAGACGGCACAACCTTCCTACGAGATTAAATTGTTGGAAATTCATGAGCGGTTAAAACTATAAACTTAATTTAAATCAATAATGTACCATGATCACTATGATCAATATGTCAGACACTATCAAATGCTTCAAAATATCAACTGAAGACGGCAGACATTTCCATTTAACTTGCAGTGTCATTTAATATGAGTTCATAATCCACCTTACAACTAGACTAACATGAAATCCCTCACGGCATCAGCATGAGCTTTTCTCACGAAACAGCAAAATCCGATTACCTAACTTTAAAATAGAAAAGCTATTTATTACTATCAAATCGAAGTCAACAAGATGCAGGCAATGAAACACAcgaaaaacattcaaaattaaataaatctacaGGTATAAGGTATCTACAAAAACCAGACCCACGTAATCGTATCATAATTAGGGAAATACAAAGATACGAACACAAATATGGTATATCAGTTTACCTACCACATAGGATGAGGACCCACCTCCGTACAAATTGACTGTTGTACAAAGCATCACGGGAAATTTTCTTGACCTCCAATAACCAGAGGCTTCCGTAAGAACCTTCCCTACCCTCCGACTTGCACCATTCACGGAAGAATATTGTTGAGAACCCACCCAAAATACATAGCAGAAAGGAAGGAATAAGACCAGGCAGGGAAGCAATATCCAAGCTGCTCGAAGGCTTTGGCGGTTTCTGGTTATTACAGAATGTCGGCGATACAGAATCTGGAAGCCATATCTAGCTCCTATAGAGCTGAGACGATGGTTCCGAGAACCACTTTACTGTGTCCATCTCGGGCTGCAATATTCAACTCCTGACGTAGGAATTGCCGCGAACACACGTGACCTAACTCGGCCGCAATTCGAAGTCGTTTTCCTAGTGTCTTCTAGATTCTAGAAACCATTCTCGGAATAATTTCCCGCTTCACCCACTACAATGGCACGACAAAGCCCAAGCTCAATCACATTTGCTCATCCGCGCTTAGCTCTTAGTCTGGTTTGCAAATCGAGCCATGTGAAAGGTAGTCTCTAAATGACGGCGTGCATGGCAAATAAACAAAAGCACTGTGTTCCCTAAGGTTTCaagcagaaatatatattatgcGAGCAATCCCCAAAAGAAGTCACCCTCCAGTGCTACGTCCTTCCTTAATTCCCTGGTAGCTTACAAAATATTGGGATCCATTATGAATCTCAATATATCGTGGACATCTATAGGATATATCAGATATATTCTTCATTCAGTATCCATTACGAAACCAGTACTTTAAATACTTCagaaatgctataaaaaaaaaaaaaattactttactgtCTAAATGTATTGCTGTATATTGTtcattctatttatatatctatatataggatatcagaATATATTCTTCCTTCAGTATCCATTACGAAACCAGTACTTTAAATACTTcagaaatgctaaaaaaaaaaaaaaaaaattaacttcttaCTGTCTAATGTATTTCaattgtcatttatttatatatatatatatatatatatatatatatatatatatatatatatacgtatatatatatatatatatatatatatacacatttttacttCAATACATTAGACAGTAAGATATTAATTTGGtttttttcttgacatttttaaattatttaaagtgTTGATTTCGTAATGGATACTGAGTGAAAAATATATCTGATCTCCTATAGATGTTGACGAAGGAGGAAGCGCTGGAGGTCATGGGAATGcttgcattatttatatttctgctTGAAACCTCAGGAACACactaattttgtatgtttgtcaTGTGCGCTGTCCGTCATTTAGAGACTACCTTGCACATGGCTCGATTTGCAGACCAGACTAAAAGCTGATCGCgaaattattcagaaaatggTTTCTAGAATCTAGAAGATCTAGACTGACGAAGAAGGACAACATGCTTAAACACAGATGTATTCCGAAACAAAAGAGTTAAAACAAACAACATACTTAAATGCAAACATAAAACACTGGGGACTGACCTGCTCTTCAGAAGCCACTAACAACCTAAGAACATAATAGACAAAAGATTTTTCCAGGCAGGAAGATAAATATGATGATACAGCGGACGTTTCATAATTCAATGGGGgcgagggccgattcccatagggGGTTGGTTATAATAGAATGGGATGCCGCTTAACTAATCGATAATCTTCTAACATACTTAATCATATCATCAAATGCAAAACAGAAATcagatataaaaattttaaaaccaaTGGGAGCACAACCAATTCGAAAAAACTACTCATTCTGGAGACATCACTTAATATTAAACCGCATGTTCCCTCATTGAATTGTCAAACGACCACTGTATCCTCatattaattttatcttcccGCCTGGAAAAATCTTTGTATACTATAGGCTTAGTTTGTTCTTAGCCTCTGAACAGCAGGTCAATCTCCAGTGTTTTTAAGTTTGTATTTAAGTATGTTGCTTGTTTAACTCTTTTGTTTCGGAAACATCAGTGTTTAAACATATTAACCTTCCTCGGCAATCTAAGACCTTTTATGCTCTGTCGTTGTGAGTTTTAGTCCACTTTGTATTGAAAATtgtgtttttttcgtttttttatgatttaatatttatACTCTATTGTACATGGTTTACTATGTCATCTGCTTCTATGTACCTACCCTTAACCAAGATGAATGAAATATGAGCTGCGTTCGTCACTGACCCttgtcttaattatatataatatataatattatattatatatatatatatattataatatttaataataaatatatattataattaaatattataaataaatttataaatatatatataaatatataaataaaaatataaataaatattaaatatatatataataatatataaatatattaaatattagtcaattatataaatatatatatatatatatatataatataataatataaatataatatataataaatataaataatataatatatatataattatatatataatatatatatagatatatatatatatatatatatatatatagtataaaatatataatatatatattatatatatatatatatatatataatatttatatatataaatatatatatatatatatactataaaataataatataaataatataatatatatatatatatatatatatatatataatataaatatataaatatattatatataaaatatatacatatatatatatataaataatcatatatatatatatataaataaatataaaattataaaatataattatatatacatatatatatacatatatatatatatatataaatatatatatatataactataatagttatatatatatataataattaaaaatataaatatatataacaatataatatatatatatataatatatatatatatatatattatatatatatatctttatatataatatatatatatatataatataatattatcatatatatatatataatataaaggtattaataaattatataagtatatatgtgtgtatgtatgtatgtaggtatgtatgtatgtatgtatgtatgtattgtatgtatgtatgtatatatatatatatatatatattatatatatatttatatgtatattatatatataatataataatatatactattatatatatatatatatatatattatatatagatatataatttacatattattatagaagttaaaaaaaatgacgTTTTATGGAAATAAACAACATGTAAATTGGGATTCGAACTTATATCTACACTCATTACATTCATAGATTCTAACCGGTAAAATCGTCTTAGTATCAAATCCTCTTGAATTGTCCGTAATGTCTCTACCGATTGATCTTAACTAGTTGGGTGAGGTCATGTTTGTTAATCTTTAATTGTTCATACACGGAACAAACCGAAGATTTTGCTAGACTGCAGccgaggtatataatatatatgtgtgtatatatattatatacccagCAAAATCTTCGGTTTGTTCCGGTGATGAACAATTAAAGGTTAACAAACATGACCTCACCCAACTAGTTAAGATCAATCGGTAGAGACATTACGGACAATTCAAGAGGATTTGATACTAAGACGATTCTACCGGTTAGAATCTATGAATGTAATGTGTGTAGATATAAGTTCGAATCCCAATTTCCATGAAACTTCATTCTTTTTAACTTCTGTAATAGGTTAACAAGTCGGAAACAGTTTTCGAGCAGATGTATTGTGAAATATGATTATGGCATGCTTACTGTATGGTTCATCTCAAAACTTATGTCAATTTAACTATGCAGGCATAAGCCCACCACTTTAAATTATTGCCTTCTATGATGtcacatgactatatatatatatatatatatatatatatatatatatatatatatatatatattatatctgtgtgtgtgtgtgttatcacatcaccttgattcatataacacgcattaagctacaaatgtcctttaaatatctaatttagtctacctcggaattaatatagttttatatatgttaaccgaaggggaattttttagttgataggaaATTCATTGGCTCATGGACTCGAGCCACAGAACCAAGATTTCAAAAcgtacccacaaggctatcacgaaaTATACTAATGTCATTCTTGTAATaccaattatttataataatcaatctGCTGGAATGCGAGACCTCAAAAAAATACGCCCACTTccataaggaaaaaaaagtggTAATGTGGGaaactcataaaataaaaatgcaaaatgttTAACAGGCAATATTTTGACTGACCTCTCTCCGAACGGCAAGATCTGGATGAAACTTCAAAACAGCCGGCGTCTTGCAGAACCCATCCTCTTCTAAAACAAAGACTTCGGAAGTGGCGACGACGGAGTCATTTAAGGGAGTGGTTAAAGTCACCTTCAGGAGGTGAACTCCAGCGTCCTTGTACCTGTGGATCGTGTGAGGTTTCATGGAAAACCTGGTCTTAGTCCCGTCACCGAAATCCCACATGTAAGTCACGTTACTGCCACGGTCAAGGATAATCCTGAAGGTGTAATACTCCCCTCGATGCACGTCATCGTGGGGGGCGATCCGGGCGCTGCCCAATTTCTCAACGACGAGGATCCTCAGGA from Macrobrachium nipponense isolate FS-2020 chromosome 23, ASM1510439v2, whole genome shotgun sequence includes these protein-coding regions:
- the LOC135197694 gene encoding uncharacterized protein LOC135197694, producing MSCRVVIVILLMQIKASALLTVERRLESTWIETGLEGDPLIIEKGVKSLLTAFVSPPAAEGEHRRYYWYFEGGYSNLTITPNIHYIYKDVGPRDIHLRAENQVSSVSSPVLRILVVEKLGSARIAPHDDVHRGEYYTFRIILDRGSNVTYMWDFGDGTKTRFSMKPHTIHRYKDAGVHLLKVTLTTPLNDSVVATSEVFVLEEDGFCKTPAVLKFHPDLAVRREVSQNIAC